In Gossypium arboreum isolate Shixiya-1 chromosome 3, ASM2569848v2, whole genome shotgun sequence, the sequence ACAAGGAAAAGTAACATACCACAACTCCAACTACCGACAAGATGCCCATTATGCTATAAAGGCTAGACTCAGTAGACACAACATCCTGGTTCAATCATCAAAATGGTCATAATTTAGACCGAAACCCGAGTAGCATACAGATAAAACTTAGGTGTTTGCAGGGGAATTGTGAACAAAAGAATCCACCATATTGTTACCTTTAAAAAGAATGAGAGTGCAACAAGTAGGAGGCTGAGAGTCATTCCAGAAGTGGAAACCTGAAATAAATTAAAGGGCTGTAACAAATAAAGGCGCGAGTAATATATTGATATCCATTTGGGTATGCAGTTCAGCGAGTGAACTTACAATAAGCAGAAGCCGGCGGCCTGTTTTGTCCACCAACCATGTGGTTAAAGCAGTAGCAATGACCTAATCATACACAATTTCAACCATCACATTATTTCACAAGTTTTTTCATTGTGAACCCAGAAAAGGCTGGTGGCACTTGTACCTGAATGAAGCCAACTCCAAAGGTAGCTATATTGCCTGATTTAATTCCTGCTCAAGGTTCATATCATCAAGTTAAAGGATTCTTGTCTGGTAAATGTTTCCATAATGTGAAAACAAACTTATGTTTACCAGCAGTTTCGAATATGGTAGCGGAATAGAATATAACACCATTAATGCCACTAAGTTGTTGCAACATAAGTAGCCCAATTCCAACCTGAAAGTGAAAAATACTGTGTGGTTCTTACCAAGACCAAGTCATGATATTGTTGCAGATTTTGTGAGCAATTAAAAATACCATCAATGGAAACCAATATCTCCTTTTTTTGAGTTCTGCGAACCGGATCGTTGTTCTTCTATTTGTTGATGCTACAGACCTCTgtcaatttaaaaaataaaaataaaaactaacatAAACAAGTGTAAGTGGCAATTGCACAAATGACTCATAGTATTATTACCTTGATTTCATTGACTTCGATAGAAATATCGGTATCGAAACCCCTAAGAACTTGAAGAGAAGCTTCGAAATCTTCGGTCATTCCCATTTTTGCCTAAAATCAGGGAAGGAAACTCGAATCAGGCGATCATAACTATCGAAGTGAACATGCTTGAGTACAACCTGGTAACCTACTACTTCTCAAGCTTACCAGCCATCTAGGAGATTCTGGAATGAAAAATAGACCTGGAATCAAAATTGTACAAGGAAGTATTCCTGCCAAAAAACAAATTAGCAATTTATACAAGTAAACTGGAAATGATGAGAATGAATGAAGGTGCCACTGCTAGATGATTACCTAAAATTGCAAGTATCCTCCACTCCACAAAAAGTCCCAGCAAATAGGCTACCATTGTTCCAGTTGTAACAGACAACTACATAGTATAACATGTATAGCAGCCTCCTATTAATATTCAATTGTACATCAACAGCATACATGGTGATTGGTGAATAGATCCAAAGCCAACCTGATTCACAGAACCCAAGCTGCCTCTCAAGTTTTCGGGTGCTATCTCAGCTATATACACAGGCACCTACATATGAAGAAGACACAACAAATACTCTCAGCAATGCTTTGCTACAAATTTCGATCTTAATTACCGAAGCATAGTTCATCGTTACCGTGTAAGAGATTATTCCCACACCGAAACCTTCCAGCAACCTTCCCATGTAAAGAAAAGATACATCCTGGAAAATGCAGCAATCAGGTAAGTAGCTACATGAAGTTTGGATAATAATATAATGATTAGAAAACTCACATTTGCAAAAGATATAGCAAGCCATCCAATTATATTAGGAATAGCAGCAATCATCAAAGACTGCAATGGGAATAAGGAACTGAACTTAGTAACAATCAAAATCATCATAACAAGAAAAAAACTGTGATGGATTGGATTACCCCTTTTCGCCCTATATACTCTGCTATCTGACCACTGGTTATTGCTCCAACCATGGCACCCACATTTGATAAAGAACCAAATACAGAATACTGTCCCCAAAATAGGACACTTATTAGCCAAGTCAAAGACAAAACACAGTTGTGGACAATAGTGTAATAATTTATACCTCTGATACAGTTAACCCAAGTTCCTTGATGATTGCAGATTGTGTAGGAGAAGAGTAGCCATTCTAGCCAATTCAGAAACTTCCACTTTGTCATTTCAAATGATAGTAAAATCGAAAGCCAAATCAGAAGAAGTTTTTAACTTACAGTGAAACCGAATTGGATAGGACCCAAAGCAACAATCAAAACGCAAGCTACAACAGAGATGGAACTATCACGAATAACTTGAGATGAGCCCAGCATACTGGATCCCGTCCTGGAACCCATTCGATACCAGCTTCCGGTATGCAGAAATGGCTTCCGTACGTCCCTCCCATCTTCAGAATCATCCCTGAAACTCATGTTTCCCTTCTTTTTTTCTCTGTAATCAGCAGTCTCTTTCAAGGAACAAAAGCTTTCTGGTCACTCAGAGTGAAGATAAGGAGCTGTTTAACATCCTGGAACAAGAAGTTAGAAAATTACTACTTACTATAAATTATTATGATAAAAGGGATCCAAATTAATGAAGCAGAGAGGTATATGGTGTGTTGTAGCCAATTTCGTTTGTTCCATAGATCTGATAACAAGTTGAACCGATTTAAACTAGTTTTTAATGAAGAAAGAGGGAAGGGAGTAAGATTGTTACCTAATGTCAGAAAAAGCTTTAGCTTCCTATGCTATGATTGATTTTCCAGTTTATATTTTTAAACGTGAAAGAAGAAAtcattttttgtttttggtttacAAGTCAAACGTGAAGACTAAAAGTTTACTTGTTTGATTGGAGGTGCAACTACCAGTCCTTGCTGTTAAACCAACCAACAGAAACTTGTCATTTGGCATTGTTTTGGTAAGTAAGGTTGTCTTCTCTGATTTTCTAAATCTTTCAGCAGTATAGTTGGCTGTTGGAACTGCATAATAATTTATAGCATTCTCTTGTATATATCTTCTTTTATGTACCATAATACTACCTCAATACTACATagttaataaaattaaacatCCTGGCTCGTATACTTCTAAAAATTTGGATTCAAATAGATAAGAAATTAAAAGTTGATGCATTACGTATACGACTCCTACAATATGTAACATCATTCACAACAATTAAATTCATAGTCTAactaatgaataaataatatttatcattGGTATTACATAATGGATGAAAAGTAAACGTCATCACGGGTTATTTGTCTTTGTAATAAAagacttaattactatttaatagtaATTGACGTTTTTTAAAGGAAGAGATAATAattatcatgagataaaataaaatcatattaggAAAATGAATTTATCCCAAAAAGATTAAATATATATTCAGATAACACACTTATAACAAGATCATTTAATGAGCACTTAgtagcttttgtaatggtatgtaattAGAGAGAActtagtcacgatactatagtagaATGATTTAAGCCCTAAATACATATGTTCAATCGGTCCCTTTACTAGCTCGCAACAAGAAATTAATTGTACGtagaatcaaatgaacaaaaatgaatataaaaaataaagttAGAGAAATAAGTTGCATCCACAAATGAATGTGTTTTCTTAGGGAGGGCGGAAATAACTTAagaattaatttaaggttttaaattattatttaattaattataattaaataattaaaattcaaaaatgaaattaaattaattagtcattattaatatattgaatatataaattaaatatatttcctaaTTCTTTTATAGTAAATTTGTCATGATTTTAACGAATTAGAATTGGGatgaaaaatttatttaatttagaaattaattaattaatttaataattaattaattaattaatttttaagaatagAAAGCAAATATTTGTTTGGATTAAATTATTAAGTGTTGGATCaaaagtccaaaaacacatataatTAGACCCAATATATGATAGACCTAATTCCCTTCATTTTACATGTGAGGGGCAACAATCCTAATGTTTTTATCTTGGCTGTGTCACCCCCCTCTTCTAATTAGACTAGGAGAgtgtttttctattaaataaatattatttgtgttATACGTATTCAACCAGGAGTCTCttatctctccctataaatagatcaCACTAGTAGAGCTATTTACACAAGTttttatacataaatttcatATATTGTTATTCTACCTTAAAGTagtgaaaatttattttcttagaaTAAATTACATTTTATGGGAATAATAATTTCTACTAATTTCTATTAAGAAAATTACTTTCCCACTAAAAGAAATGAATCATTTATAGTTTTGTGCTTGGTTCTTGTTGTTCAAGCCCACACTCAACGCAATTCGGGGTACAAGGATAGTAGATAAGGTTGTTTGGTTGAAAGTCAAAAACATTCCATTGTAACAATAAATTATTTTCATGACTGGattttccaacaattggtataGGAGTCAGATTGTGCTAAGTTTATAGTACAAATAGATATTGAattttctttcttctccatctttgGTTAATTCTGATAAGATGTGATATTCTTGTAATTATAAGCATGTTTTgggttatgtatgtgaatgaatatattttagttatttttatatatgataAAGTAATTTTTTTCAAAGTTGTGATTCCTAAAAATTAGATTGGGTGTAATTTTAGGTTCTATTAGATTTTGGAATATGTAATTAGATAGCGGACTATCACCTCTAAgtaggttttattttaatttttagaataatTTATGTGAGCCAAAAATGGATTTAGGATTTTTGTAACTT encodes:
- the LOC108457113 gene encoding sugar transporter ERD6-like 6 isoform X1, which gives rise to MSFRDDSEDGRDVRKPFLHTGSWYRMGSRTGSSMLGSSQVIRDSSISVVACVLIVALGPIQFGFTNGYSSPTQSAIIKELGLTVSEYSVFGSLSNVGAMVGAITSGQIAEYIGRKGSLMIAAIPNIIGWLAISFANDVSFLYMGRLLEGFGVGIISYTVPVYIAEIAPENLRGSLGSVNQLSVTTGTMVAYLLGLFVEWRILAILGILPCTILIPGLFFIPESPRWLAKMGMTEDFEASLQVLRGFDTDISIEVNEIKRSVASTNRRTTIRFAELKKRRYWFPLMVGIGLLMLQQLSGINGVIFYSATIFETAGIKSGNIATFGVGFIQVIATALTTWLVDKTGRRLLLIVSTSGMTLSLLLVALSFFLKDVVSTESSLYSIMGILSVVGVVTLVITFSLGMGPIPWVIMSEILPVNIKGLAGSIATLSNWFSAWLVTMTANLLLDWNSGGTFTIYMLVSAFTILFVSLWVPETKGRTLEEIQRSFR
- the LOC108457113 gene encoding sugar transporter ERD6-like 6 isoform X2, which encodes MSFRDDSEDGRDVRKPFLHTGSWYRMGSRTGSSMLGSSQVIRDSSISVVACVLIVALGPIQFGFTNGYSSPTQSAIIKELGLTVSEYSVFGSLSNVGAMVGAITSGQIAEYIGRKGSLMIAAIPNIIGWLAISFANDVSFLYMGRLLEGFGVGIISYTVPVYIAEIAPENLRGSLGSVNQLSVTTGTMVAYLLGLFVEWRILAILGILPCTILIPGLFFIPESPRWLAKMGMTEDFEASLQVLRGFDTDISIEVNEIKRSVASTNRRTTIRFAELKKRRYWFPLMVGIGLLMLQQLSGINGVIFYSATIFETAGIKSGNIATFGVGFIQVIATALTTWLVDKTGRRLLLIVSTSGMTLSLLLVALSFFLKDVVSTESSLYSIMGILSVVGVVILPVNIKGLAGSIATLSNWFSAWLVTMTANLLLDWNSGGTFTIYMLVSAFTILFVSLWVPETKGRTLEEIQRSFR